The genomic DNA GGTCTACATTCGGCTGCAGACCGTCGACGGAGCGGCCCGAAGGAGGTGTGCGGAGTGCAGATACTGCTGGCCGAGGACGACGACGGGGTCGCCGCGGCGCTCGTGGAGGTCCTCTACGACCACGGCCACGTCACCCGACGCGTCCGCTACGGCCGGGACGTCCTGACCTACCACCGCAGCTCCGACCTGCTCCTTCTCGACCTGGGCCTGCCCGACACCGACGGCCTGGACGTGCTGCGCGCCCTGCGCGCGGTCAGTGACATGTCGGTCGTGGTGCTCACCGCCCGCGGCGACGAACGTTCGGTCGTACGCGGACTGCGGCTCGGGGCCGACGACTATCTCGTCAAGCCGGTACGCCTCGCCGAGCTGCTCGCGCGGATCGACGCCGTCACCCGGCGGACCGCGG from Streptomyces sp. NBC_01478 includes the following:
- a CDS encoding response regulator transcription factor, with product MQILLAEDDDGVAAALVEVLYDHGHVTRRVRYGRDVLTYHRSSDLLLLDLGLPDTDGLDVLRALRAVSDMSVVVLTARGDERSVVRGLRLGADDYLVKPVRLAELLARIDAVTRRTAAKDGPTARTVRAGDVEVDLDARRVRVGGAEVELTTKEFDILAVLAGRAGTAVSREQLLDEVWGDAYHAVSRSLDVHLTQVRAKLARPELLTTIRGFGYRFGDPGN